Within Desulfolithobacter dissulfuricans, the genomic segment GATCCGCTGCTTTCTGGCCATGGGCGTCACCACGGTGATCGCCTATCTCTTCATAGATGAGCTGGCCGGCTTCTGCATGCAGCCCCTCTTTCATGCCTACCCCGATCTCCAGCGGCTGGTCTATACCAAGCTGACCGAGGCCTTTATCTCCTATCTCAAGCTGTCCTTCATGGTCGGCCTGCTGTTCAGCTCGCCGGTGATCCTCTATCAGCTGTGGATGTTTGTGGCCCCGGGATTGCTGGATCATGAAAGACGTATCGCCCGCCAGGTCATCATCTGGGCCACCATGCTCTTTGTCGCCGGCGGGCTGTTCGCCTATTTTGTCGTTCTGCCGCGCACCCTGATCTTTTTCATGAGTTATGCCGGTGACAACCTCCAGCCCATGCCCAAACTGGGACTCTACCTCACCTTTGTCGCCCGGATGGTCATGGCCTTTGGCATCGCCTTCGAGATTCCCTTTCTCATGGTCATGGCCGACCGGACCGGGCTGGTTCCCAGGCAGCATTTCAAGGCCAAGCGCAAGTATTTCTACCTGGCCATCGTCGTCCTGTCCTTCCTGCTCACCGCCGGTGACCCGACCGCCACGGTCCTGCTTGCCTTTCCGCTTTTCGGCCTCTATGAAGCCGGTATCATGGCAGGCAGAGTCTTTGGCAAAAACAGGAAAACGAAAAAGTAAAACCTGAATCCTGCAGTCGTCATGCGGTCTCGTCGCTCGAATGCCGGATAACGGCAGGATTCAGGTGAAAAGCCAATCGAGTCGCCCCGTTACCCTTCCCTGATCAGGCCAAACACATTGCCCCGGATCCACTGGTCCCGCTCCTTGCGGGTGGGGACCTCTTCCCGGCAGGCCACTGTCCAGCCGGTCTGTTCGCTGACCTCTCTGATATACTCGGGATGATAGGCATAGCGGCCACTTGGCTGCAGTTGCCAGCCCCCTTTCTCCAGGTACTCGGTGGAAAAAAGGAACAGACCACCGGGCCGGGCCCTGTCCGCCAGAACCTGGAAGAACTCCTCCAGCGCACCCATGTAGATGAGAACATCGGCGGCCAGGAAAAGATCATAGCAGACATCCACGGACCGGAGGTACTCGACGATATCCCCCACATGGAGATGCTGGTATATCCCTTTTCCTCTGGCCATTTCTATCATTTTCTCCGAAAGATCGATCCCGTCCAGACGGGAACAGACCCCCTGGAACGCCATACCGGCAAGACCGGTGCCGCAGCCAAGATCCAGGGCAAGTTCATAGTGGCTTCGGCGTCCATCAAAGCGGTCAAACACCGCCCGCATCTTCAGCGGCAGGTCATAACCCAGATCCAGCACCAGATGCTGCTCGAAATTATCCGAGTACTGGTCAAAAAGATCCCGGACATACTCCCGGGGCGCGGACCTGGGATTATCGCCACTGAGTGCCCCGAACATGTGCCGGGCCGAGGGATGCCCGGGCCGCAGCTCCAGGACCCGGCCGTACAGCTTCCGGGCCTCCTCGAAATGGCCGCGAAGATGCTTTAGATAGGCCAGGTTGTTGAGGCCGGAGACATGGTCCGGCTTCAGCTCTATCAGATGTTCATAGACCTCCATGGCCCGTGATACCTGGTCGCTGTCCTTGTAACAGCAGGCCAGGTTGTACAAGACCTCCGCATCCTCTGGATGCAGAGCCAGGGCCTGGAGATACGCCTCTTCGGCCTGGGAAAACTCATGGCACTGTTTCAAAGCCAGGCCCAGGTTATACCAGGAGTCCACATCCTCCCGGTTCAGCTCCACCGCCCGGTGAAAGGCTTCGGCCGCCTCCCGGTACAGCTCGAGTTCATAGCGCGCCAGGCCCAGGTTGTAGTACACGGGTCCGGCTTCCGGCACCATTCCGAGCAGATGTTCGTAGAGGCTGGCGGCGCCGGCGCAGTCGCCTGCCTGATGCAGGCCCACTGCCCGGCGATACATGTCTTCCAGGTCAAGGGCTTCGCTTGGTGTATTCATGGGTTGACAGTTCGGTATGGGTTGAATTGCGATTATGGTGGCAATTAGGGTCAGACACAGGGCTCCATTTCCTGCTTGAGCAGACAGCAGGAGATGCGATGCCTGGGCCGGCCGCCAGGGAGATAGTCTATGTTATCGGGCTGCAGGAGTTTGTTCATCACGCACCCTTCCGGAATATTGAGGGTGAAGAACCGGTCTTCGTTGAGGCCATGGCGCCGGATCAGCCGGTCGTTTTCGATACACATGGAATGGACCGGATAATCTTCGCACAGCGGACAGCGATAGACCCGGCCGTTGGGGAAGATGAAAAAATTTTCCGCCACCAGGCCGGCACACTCGAAGTCCTCGTCCGGCTCGAGATAAACCTTGGGAAAGGTGACATGGATCCCCAGCCGGGCGGCGTGGGAGGCAACTTCCGGCACCACGGCCAGCCATTGCTGCGGATCCACCTGCCAGCCAGTGGTCGGAGCCGGCTCACCGGTGGCGGGCTTACCCCGCAGGCCGATCACCTGAATGAAGAACCGCTGGACCCCGAGAGCGGCCAGCAGTTCCGGCATCCGGTGCAGGTGTTCGATATTGAGAGCGGAAACCGTGTAGATCACACTGGTATGAAACCCTTTTTTGCCGGCTTTCTGCAGATTTTCCGTGCAGGTGGCAAAGACACCCTCACCACGGATCGGATCGTTGACCGACGGATCCGGCCCATCGAGGCTGAAACTGAGAAAATCCAGTTCGTCGGGCGCCACCCGCTCGAGCAGATCGTGGAACAGAAAACCGTTGGAGTCCACGGTCACTGCATAGCGCATCATCTTGGCCGCCCGGATAATCGAGGCCAGCTCAGGATGCATGGTGGGTTCGCCGCCAAGCAAAACAAGGTTGGTCTCCTGTTCCGGGCGGGCAAAGAGTTTGAGCCAGGTAACGGCCTGGTCCCTGTCCAGCATGGTGGTTCCGTGCTGGGATGGATTGATATAGCAGTGGCGGCAGGAGAGGTTGCAGGCGGTGAGCAGATGCAGAAAAACGTTGCGCTCGCCCGGCTTGAACTGCACCGTCCTGGCCCTGGGCTCAATGGTCATGATCGTTCCTCACTGGATTGCGAAAGGGTATATCTGGCCAGGAAGCTGTCCTGCCAGTAATCGTGCTCCTTGAAAAATTGCCTGAAAAGGGCCAGGCTCTCGGCCCGCAGTACCCCGGGAACAAGCTCCACCTCCATGGCAGCATAGAGTGGCGGCAGATGGTTGAGCTCCAGGCCGGTTCCACCGCCCATCACATCCTCATACCCCCAGACAAAACGCCGGATACCGGAGAGCAGCATGGTGGCATAACACATGAGACAGGGCTCCATGGTGCAGTAGAGAGTGACCCGCCCAAGGTCAATGCCCGGTTTTTCCTCAAGCAACCGCCGCAGGGTGACCACCTCGGCATGGTCGATCTCGTTGCGGCTCTCGGCCCGGCTGTTGCGACGGTGCCCCCGGGCCAGGACATTGTCGTCTGCTACCAGAACGCAGCCCACCGGGAATTCACCCTCGGCCAGGGCGGCCCCGGCCTCTTCGAGGGCCAGTTTCATGAAAGCTGTATCCCGTGGATGCGGTCGAAAGCGACGCAGTCCCTGTACGTTTTGTTCGTTCATGAATCGTGGTTGTTTCTGTCCCGGTCCGGCACCGGCAGGGTTACGGTGAAGTTTGTCCCCTGCCCCGGCTGGGACGTAAAACTGATATCACCGCCATGTTCCTTGATAATACTGTAAGACACGGCCAGGCCAAGACCAATGCCTTCGACTTCGGACTTGGTACTGAAAAAGGGCTCGAAGATCTCGCGGTCATAGCGGGGATCGATACCAATCCCGGTATCAGAGACCGAGACTTCGATCATGTCCCGGCCATGCCAGGCCGTGGCCACCCTCAGGGTACCGCCCACATCGGCCATGGCATCCATGGCGTTCATGACCAGGTTGACAAAAACCTGGATCATCTGATCTTCAACAACAAAAACCTCGGGCAGGTCCGGGGCGTAGTGTTTCTCCACCCTGACTCCGCTGGTCTTGATATACTTACCGTGAAACAGCAGTACCTTATCAAGAACCTTATGAATGGCAACCGATTTTCTCACCCCGCTGGAGGGCCGGTTGAACTGCTGCAGATCGCGGATCAGAGATTTGAGCCGATCACACTCGGCCAGGGCCAGTTCCATGAGCTGGCGCTGCTCGGAATCGAGATTGGTGGCCTGAAGGACATCCTTTATGGCAAATCGGATCCCGAGCAGGGGGTTACCGAACTCATGGGCAACCGAAGCCGAAAGTCGACCGATGGCCTCCATCTTCTGGGCATGGTTGAGCTGATCCTGGAGTTCCATCTCCCGGGTCACATTCCTGGCCAGGTAGACAATCCGGTTGATGGAGCCATTATCACTGCGGATCGGTGCCACCACGGCCTCGACCTGGAGCACCTGACCCTGCCTGGTTCGAATCTGAAAAAAACCATGCCAGAAACGCCCCCCAGCACCTGCCGCCGCATCTGCCGATACAGGTCCCGGTTCTCCGCGTCACCGGCGAGAAAATAGAGCCGCCTGCCCACCACTGCCTCGCTCTCATATCCCACCACCCGTTCAAACCATGGGTTGACATATTCGACCAGCCCTTTCCGGTCCGCAACCACGACAAAAAGAGGGGCATACCGGACCGCGGCGCTCAAGAGACTGGCCTCCTGCTGCAGCTTCACCTGTTCGCTGATATCGGCCAGAAAGACCACCGCTCCGGTACAGCGGGATCCGGAAAAAACAGGATAGGAACGAAGTGAAATAAAAATCGAGGAGCCATCCTGCCGGTGAAGCTGACAGTCATGGTCGGCATAGGAGCGTTTCTCGGCAATGGCCCGGAACACCAGGGCCTGCAGGGGATCTTTGTCCGACCCTCCAGCATAACCACAGCTAAGGACATCACGAATATCCTTTCCCAGGATATCCTCCTGGTGCCTGGTACCGGAGATCTCAACAAAGGCCTTGTTGACAAACACACAGACGCCCTGCTGGTTGACACCGACAATCCCCTCCTCGGTGGCATCAAAAAAGAGCCTGAGCCGTTCCTCGCTCTGACGAAGCGAGGTATACGTCCTGTAGCTGCGTTCCTGCATGGAATTAATCATGGAAACCATCAGGTCCAGCTCGTCGGGATGGCTGTTCTTTTTCCGGTCAAGGCGCAGAGGAGGTCCAGGGCGGTGTATCTGCAGATGCTGCAGATACTCCACCATATGGTCGAGATGGCGGGTAACCAGCCGCTGAAAGAGGATGATGACAAAGGCGGCGACCAGAAAGGTCTTCAGACCGTTGGTGGCCAGGATGACGATAACCCGGCGAACCAGACGGCTGTACACATTATCGAGACTGGCGGTGACCTTGAGACTGCCGATGATCTCTTCCCGACCATGCTGAACATACCTGAGGGGATACACCCGGACCACGGTGCGTCTTCCACCCGGTT encodes:
- the tatC gene encoding twin-arginine translocase subunit TatC; translated protein: MIAALEHFAPHHRELRQRLIRCFLAMGVTTVIAYLFIDELAGFCMQPLFHAYPDLQRLVYTKLTEAFISYLKLSFMVGLLFSSPVILYQLWMFVAPGLLDHERRIARQVIIWATMLFVAGGLFAYFVVLPRTLIFFMSYAGDNLQPMPKLGLYLTFVARMVMAFGIAFEIPFLMVMADRTGLVPRQHFKAKRKYFYLAIVVLSFLLTAGDPTATVLLAFPLFGLYEAGIMAGRVFGKNRKTKK
- a CDS encoding tetratricopeptide repeat protein translates to MNTPSEALDLEDMYRRAVGLHQAGDCAGAASLYEHLLGMVPEAGPVYYNLGLARYELELYREAAEAFHRAVELNREDVDSWYNLGLALKQCHEFSQAEEAYLQALALHPEDAEVLYNLACCYKDSDQVSRAMEVYEHLIELKPDHVSGLNNLAYLKHLRGHFEEARKLYGRVLELRPGHPSARHMFGALSGDNPRSAPREYVRDLFDQYSDNFEQHLVLDLGYDLPLKMRAVFDRFDGRRSHYELALDLGCGTGLAGMAFQGVCSRLDGIDLSEKMIEMARGKGIYQHLHVGDIVEYLRSVDVCYDLFLAADVLIYMGALEEFFQVLADRARPGGLFLFSTEYLEKGGWQLQPSGRYAYHPEYIREVSEQTGWTVACREEVPTRKERDQWIRGNVFGLIREG
- a CDS encoding radical SAM protein: MTIEPRARTVQFKPGERNVFLHLLTACNLSCRHCYINPSQHGTTMLDRDQAVTWLKLFARPEQETNLVLLGGEPTMHPELASIIRAAKMMRYAVTVDSNGFLFHDLLERVAPDELDFLSFSLDGPDPSVNDPIRGEGVFATCTENLQKAGKKGFHTSVIYTVSALNIEHLHRMPELLAALGVQRFFIQVIGLRGKPATGEPAPTTGWQVDPQQWLAVVPEVASHAARLGIHVTFPKVYLEPDEDFECAGLVAENFFIFPNGRVYRCPLCEDYPVHSMCIENDRLIRRHGLNEDRFFTLNIPEGCVMNKLLQPDNIDYLPGGRPRHRISCCLLKQEMEPCV
- a CDS encoding nucleoside deaminase; this translates as MKLALEEAGAALAEGEFPVGCVLVADDNVLARGHRRNSRAESRNEIDHAEVVTLRRLLEEKPGIDLGRVTLYCTMEPCLMCYATMLLSGIRRFVWGYEDVMGGGTGLELNHLPPLYAAMEVELVPGVLRAESLALFRQFFKEHDYWQDSFLARYTLSQSSEERS
- a CDS encoding two-component system sensor histidine kinase NtrB, yielding MLQVEAVVAPIRSDNGSINRIVYLARNVTREMELQDQLNHAQKMEAIGRLSASVAHEFGNPLLGIRFAIKDVLQATNLDSEQRQLMELALAECDRLKSLIRDLQQFNRPSSGVRKSVAIHKVLDKVLLFHGKYIKTSGVRVEKHYAPDLPEVFVVEDQMIQVFVNLVMNAMDAMADVGGTLRVATAWHGRDMIEVSVSDTGIGIDPRYDREIFEPFFSTKSEVEGIGLGLAVSYSIIKEHGGDISFTSQPGQGTNFTVTLPVPDRDRNNHDS
- a CDS encoding PAS domain S-box protein; the encoded protein is MLSRFSIHGTFKPDRIARQLIIYIILCSSVITLLGTGLQLFLDYRQDISGIKRYFDQIEQGYLRGIAQSVWVMDDTQVLLQLDAIVQGSDIVYAAIIMDGKPRWVHGQPGGRRTVVRVYPLRYVQHGREEIIGSLKVTASLDNVYSRLVRRVIVILATNGLKTFLVAAFVIILFQRLVTRHLDHMVEYLQHLQIHRPGPPLRLDRKKNSHPDELDLMVSMINSMQERSYRTYTSLRQSEERLRLFFDATEEGIVGVNQQGVCVFVNKAFVEISGTRHQEDILGKDIRDVLSCGYAGGSDKDPLQALVFRAIAEKRSYADHDCQLHRQDGSSIFISLRSYPVFSGSRCTGAVVFLADISEQVKLQQEASLLSAAVRYAPLFVVVADRKGLVEYVNPWFERVVGYESEAVVGRRLYFLAGDAENRDLYRQMRRQVLGGVSGMVFFRFEPGRVRCSRSRPWWHRSAVIMAPSTGLSTWPGM